The following proteins are co-located in the Mesorhizobium australicum WSM2073 genome:
- a CDS encoding 2OG-Fe(II) oxygenase → MVDYLIVPEALDKAACDALCAEIRGAAGRDAGLLGRSDQKPAWPRVRRSRRAEVSAATEARVSGLLAEQKAALERHFGVVLGAFEKPQFLHYQEGDFFVPHQDGNTPLIHDESRFRKISAVIFLNSQSDDPLPDNYAGGSLVLHGPYSGPDLRIAMQALPGSLIAFRSETTHEVTPVTRGERFSIVSWYRGTSS, encoded by the coding sequence ATGGTCGACTATCTCATTGTCCCGGAAGCGCTGGACAAAGCGGCATGCGACGCTCTGTGCGCCGAAATTCGCGGCGCCGCCGGCCGGGATGCAGGCCTGCTCGGCCGTTCCGACCAGAAGCCGGCATGGCCGCGGGTGCGCCGGAGCAGGCGCGCCGAGGTTTCAGCAGCCACCGAGGCGCGGGTAAGCGGCTTGCTGGCTGAACAGAAGGCGGCCCTGGAACGGCACTTTGGCGTCGTACTCGGCGCGTTTGAGAAACCCCAGTTCCTGCACTACCAGGAGGGCGATTTCTTCGTGCCGCACCAGGACGGCAACACGCCGCTCATTCATGACGAATCGCGCTTCCGAAAAATCTCGGCGGTGATCTTTCTCAATAGCCAATCCGACGATCCTTTGCCGGATAACTACGCGGGCGGCTCGCTGGTCCTGCACGGGCCCTATAGCGGTCCGGACCTGCGCATCGCCATGCAGGCATTGCCGGGCTCGCTGATCGCGTTTCGTTCGGAAACGACACACGAAGTCACCCCGGTCACGCGCGGTGAGCGGTTCAGCATCGTGTCGTGGTATCGTGGCACATCATCGTAA
- a CDS encoding phage tail protein translates to MAQPYIGEIRMFAGNFAPAGWMLCEGQLLPISENETLFQLIGTTYGGDGESTFALPDARGRLPIHQGNGFVLAETGGAEEITLTISQIPAHTHAFLGNAGNGSQAAPQNNVLASSTLVRLYASETADANMAAPAISSVGGSQPHSNFQPYLCINFIISLFGIFPSPT, encoded by the coding sequence ATGGCACAACCTTACATCGGTGAAATCAGAATGTTTGCCGGCAATTTCGCACCGGCGGGCTGGATGCTCTGCGAGGGACAGCTTCTGCCGATCTCGGAGAACGAAACGCTGTTCCAGCTGATCGGTACCACCTATGGCGGCGATGGCGAGAGCACGTTCGCCTTGCCCGATGCGCGTGGCCGACTCCCAATTCATCAGGGCAATGGCTTTGTCCTCGCCGAGACTGGCGGCGCCGAAGAGATTACCCTGACGATCTCCCAGATCCCCGCGCACACACACGCTTTTCTCGGAAATGCCGGCAACGGATCGCAAGCAGCACCACAAAACAATGTGCTTGCAAGCTCGACCTTAGTGAGGCTCTACGCGTCGGAGACGGCAGACGCCAACATGGCAGCACCGGCTATTTCGTCAGTGGGCGGCAGCCAGCCCCACAGCAACTTCCAGCCCTATCTCTGCATCAACTTCATCATCTCACTGTTCGGCATTTTTCCATCACCTACCTGA
- a CDS encoding very short patch repair endonuclease, with protein MADFLSPAERSARMARIRSNDTSPEVTLRRALHRLGFRYVLRKKGLPGKPDLVFPKHRAVVFVHGCFWHRHDGCKVASTPKSNTQFWKDKFDRNVARDARVQDELRAQGWRVFVIWECDLQSRTRANSKAEMLAADIRREPDLE; from the coding sequence ATGGCGGACTTCCTGTCGCCTGCGGAACGCTCCGCTAGGATGGCGCGAATACGATCCAACGATACGTCGCCGGAGGTCACGCTGCGCAGGGCGCTCCACCGCCTCGGCTTTCGCTACGTGCTTCGCAAGAAGGGCCTCCCGGGCAAGCCCGACTTGGTCTTTCCAAAGCATCGCGCCGTCGTGTTTGTGCACGGTTGCTTTTGGCATCGACACGATGGCTGCAAGGTCGCCTCTACGCCGAAGAGCAACACACAGTTCTGGAAGGATAAGTTTGACCGAAACGTCGCTCGCGATGCACGCGTGCAAGATGAGCTGCGAGCGCAAGGATGGCGTGTTTTCGTCATATGGGAGTGCGATCTTCAGTCTAGGACGCGTGCAAACTCAAAAGCGGAAATGTTAGCAGCCGATATCCGGCGTGAGCCCGACCTGGAATAA
- a CDS encoding DUF2934 domain-containing protein — translation MVISQEERVAHISKRARELWEREGLMPDREKACWDKAVEEFESGRLTAGRKQPGADAAGDNAGTKH, via the coding sequence ATGGTGATCAGCCAGGAAGAACGTGTCGCGCATATCAGCAAGCGGGCCCGCGAACTCTGGGAACGGGAAGGCTTGATGCCCGATCGTGAGAAGGCCTGCTGGGACAAGGCGGTCGAGGAGTTCGAGTCCGGCCGGCTGACCGCCGGACGAAAGCAACCAGGCGCGGATGCCGCTGGCGACAACGCGGGTACCAAACACTGA
- a CDS encoding phage tail protein produces MAEPFLSEIRIMSFVFAPKGWALCNGQLLPINQNQGLFSLLGTTFGGDGRVNFALPDYRGCVPIHVGSTHTLGERGGEQAHTLSIAEIPTHLHVANASGSQGNSTNPNFGGTGNVLAQDPGNIYGPAANLAALNAGSVSSVGGGQAHLNMQPFLTLSFCIALQGIFPSPN; encoded by the coding sequence TTGGCAGAACCATTTCTGTCTGAAATCAGAATCATGTCTTTCGTCTTTGCGCCTAAAGGTTGGGCGCTATGCAATGGGCAACTCCTGCCCATCAACCAGAACCAAGGGCTATTCTCGCTACTGGGCACGACATTCGGCGGCGATGGGCGTGTGAATTTCGCCTTGCCCGATTATCGCGGATGCGTCCCGATCCATGTCGGCAGCACTCATACGCTTGGCGAGCGCGGCGGCGAACAGGCTCATACACTTTCGATCGCGGAAATCCCGACCCACCTGCACGTCGCCAACGCGTCTGGTTCACAGGGCAACTCAACCAATCCGAATTTTGGCGGCACGGGCAATGTCCTGGCGCAGGATCCGGGAAATATCTACGGCCCCGCGGCCAACCTGGCCGCCTTGAACGCTGGAAGCGTCAGCAGCGTCGGCGGCGGCCAGGCGCATCTGAACATGCAGCCCTTCCTGACATTGAGCTTCTGCATCGCCCTGCAGGGCATTTTCCCGTCGCCGAATTGA
- a CDS encoding SapC family protein, whose protein sequence is MADSGVKTETAPAGEALPLFYSRPEALNPARHGSLGLTARSDFSFARSAHAIPVVASEMPAAMRSYPIVFIGAAKAPVIITGVRQDENLFVDADGKWNAPHYIPAYVRRYPFILAEDPTSAGRLTLCVDRASDRVVDQLMAPFRDDKVLPFFGGNEPTEATRQALAFCNQFQIDFRATREMVDKIDAHGLFSPRQSKVTLEGGEVLNLTDFQVIDEAAFNKLSDEAFLDLRKSGALGLLYCHLASTNSWTSLVHQASLRKAETAKSA, encoded by the coding sequence ATGGCTGACAGCGGCGTGAAAACGGAAACGGCACCGGCGGGCGAAGCATTGCCGCTTTTCTACTCCAGGCCGGAGGCGCTCAATCCGGCGCGGCACGGCTCGCTGGGGTTGACCGCGCGCAGCGACTTTTCCTTCGCGCGCTCGGCGCACGCCATCCCGGTGGTGGCGTCGGAGATGCCGGCGGCGATGCGCTCCTATCCGATCGTCTTCATCGGCGCCGCCAAGGCCCCCGTCATCATCACCGGCGTTCGCCAGGACGAGAACCTGTTCGTCGATGCCGACGGCAAGTGGAACGCGCCGCACTACATCCCGGCCTATGTCCGCCGCTACCCTTTCATCCTGGCCGAGGATCCGACCTCGGCCGGCCGGCTGACGCTGTGCGTCGACCGGGCGAGCGATCGTGTCGTCGACCAGCTGATGGCGCCCTTCCGCGACGACAAGGTGCTGCCGTTCTTCGGCGGCAACGAACCGACCGAGGCGACCAGGCAGGCGCTCGCCTTCTGCAACCAGTTCCAGATCGATTTCAGGGCCACCCGCGAGATGGTCGACAAGATCGACGCGCACGGTCTGTTTTCGCCGCGCCAGAGCAAGGTGACGCTGGAAGGCGGCGAAGTGCTCAACCTCACCGACTTCCAGGTGATCGACGAAGCGGCCTTCAACAAATTGAGCGACGAGGCCTTCCTCGACCTCAGAAAGTCCGGCGCGCTCGGCCTGCTCTATTGCCACCTCGCCTCGACCAACAGCTGGACCTCGCTGGTGCACCAGGCGTCGCTTCGCAAGGCGGAGACCGCGAAGAGTGCCTGA
- a CDS encoding DUF6916 family protein, with the protein MVSAADFERAAGSVFTVSAGGRRFSLELTQVRRIEASPRDGGGFTLLFKGPGDVRLPQAIYHFTGDTIADDIFIVPVSVDASGYHYEAVFN; encoded by the coding sequence ATGGTTTCGGCAGCGGATTTCGAGCGGGCGGCGGGGTCGGTTTTCACGGTGTCGGCCGGTGGAAGGCGGTTTTCGCTCGAGCTGACCCAGGTCCGGCGCATCGAGGCCAGCCCGCGAGACGGCGGCGGCTTCACATTGCTGTTCAAGGGACCAGGCGACGTAAGGCTACCGCAGGCCATCTATCACTTCACCGGTGACACAATTGCCGACGACATTTTCATCGTGCCGGTTTCGGTCGATGCGTCGGGCTATCACTATGAGGCCGTGTTCAACTGA
- a CDS encoding GNAT family N-acetyltransferase, which yields MNPVSKPAGWVRAAGLGLIFRPMTEIDLPFLARVYASTRAEELTLTSWNEAQKAAFLDMQFQAQHAHYQKYYPNADWLVMMYEGSDIGRLYIERWPSEHRIIDITFLPAFRGKGFGKALLADLIDEAGAVGKAVSIHVEKHNPAMRLYLRLGFTVAEDKGVYDLMLRPPS from the coding sequence ATGAATCCTGTTAGCAAACCGGCCGGCTGGGTACGCGCGGCCGGCCTTGGCCTAATATTTCGCCCTATGACGGAAATCGATCTGCCGTTCCTGGCGCGGGTTTATGCCTCGACCCGTGCCGAGGAACTGACCCTCACCTCGTGGAACGAGGCGCAGAAGGCGGCGTTTCTGGACATGCAGTTCCAGGCGCAGCACGCGCACTACCAAAAATATTATCCCAACGCCGACTGGCTGGTGATGATGTATGAAGGCAGCGACATCGGCCGCCTCTATATCGAACGCTGGCCAAGCGAGCATCGCATCATCGACATCACCTTCCTGCCCGCCTTTCGCGGCAAAGGGTTCGGCAAGGCGCTGCTCGCCGACCTGATCGACGAGGCGGGCGCCGTCGGCAAGGCGGTGTCGATCCATGTAGAAAAGCACAACCCGGCCATGCGGCTCTATCTGCGGCTGGGCTTCACGGTCGCCGAGGACAAGGGCGTCTACGACCTGATGTTGCGACCGCCGTCGTAG
- a CDS encoding DUF982 domain-containing protein, which translates to MQDKRFDMPVSVALGRSGNTIYKVERVAQAADVLLNRWPAVTGKSHVAARRACLAVLDGIKEASVARAAFVKAAADADILREDDYGRG; encoded by the coding sequence ATGCAAGACAAGCGTTTCGATATGCCCGTTTCGGTCGCGTTAGGCCGATCCGGCAACACTATTTACAAGGTTGAGCGCGTTGCGCAGGCGGCCGACGTGCTACTCAATCGTTGGCCGGCAGTGACGGGGAAAAGCCATGTGGCCGCTCGAAGGGCCTGCCTGGCGGTCTTGGACGGGATCAAAGAAGCCAGCGTGGCAAGGGCGGCGTTCGTGAAGGCCGCGGCTGACGCCGACATCTTGCGCGAGGACGACTATGGCCGTGGCTAA
- a CDS encoding phage tail protein: protein MADPFVAEIRIFPFNFAPKGWAWCDGQLLPLSQNTALFSLLGTTYGGDGRSNFALPDLQGSAPMHPGQGPGLSLHDLGESGGSETITLLQSEIPSHNHTMRGTVEDGTQGTLTPNITLATSIGGAAFQTTTNAGLVPLNSNALAPAGASQPHNNMQPYLTCYFNIALQGVFPPRP, encoded by the coding sequence ATGGCCGACCCGTTCGTTGCCGAAATCCGCATCTTTCCGTTCAATTTTGCCCCAAAGGGCTGGGCCTGGTGCGATGGACAGTTGCTGCCGCTGTCGCAGAACACGGCGCTGTTCTCGCTGCTTGGCACCACCTATGGCGGCGATGGCAGATCCAATTTCGCCTTGCCCGATTTGCAGGGCAGCGCGCCGATGCACCCCGGCCAGGGGCCAGGCCTGTCGTTGCATGACCTTGGCGAGAGCGGCGGATCGGAGACGATCACTCTGCTCCAGTCCGAGATTCCCTCGCACAACCATACGATGCGAGGCACGGTCGAAGATGGCACACAAGGGACACTGACGCCCAACATCACGTTGGCGACCTCCATAGGCGGAGCCGCGTTCCAGACGACAACCAACGCCGGTCTGGTCCCTTTGAACAGCAACGCACTGGCGCCGGCCGGCGCCAGTCAGCCGCACAACAACATGCAGCCCTATCTCACCTGCTACTTCAACATCGCGCTGCAGGGCGTGTTCCCTCCACGTCCCTGA
- a CDS encoding tyrosine-type recombinase/integrase, whose translation MGKLTKRAVDAHTPPGKGQAFLWDGEIRGFGVRVVPSGLKTFVVQYRNVEGRTRRMTIGRYGVMTVEQARDQAKVKLGAVAGGADPAAENASLREAITVTEVCDWYLAEAEAGRILGRRHRPIKTSTLAMDRSRIETHIKPLLGRRQVRALKLGDVEAMQSDIASGRTAKPRGVGRGGATTGGAGVAARTVSTLQSLFAHAVRLDVITSNPAVGVRKRAGKKKERRLSVAEIKRLGDAMRVAERNDEHPVALAGVRLMLLTGFRISEVQGMRRDWLHADQGYVHFPDTKSDGQVRAIGLSAADLAASQPARKNCPYVFPSDVGDGHFTATKSCLARLCARADIAGVTPHTLRHTFGSVAGDLGFSELTIAALLGHAARGVTQGYVHIDEALKLAATRTCEEIASLLSASDGGDLP comes from the coding sequence ATGGGAAAACTGACCAAACGCGCCGTAGACGCCCACACGCCCCCAGGAAAAGGACAGGCGTTCCTGTGGGACGGTGAAATAAGAGGCTTTGGCGTCCGCGTTGTGCCCTCTGGCCTGAAGACGTTCGTCGTTCAGTACCGCAATGTTGAGGGCCGCACCCGTCGCATGACGATCGGCCGCTACGGAGTGATGACGGTCGAGCAAGCCCGCGACCAAGCCAAAGTCAAGCTGGGTGCTGTAGCGGGTGGCGCAGACCCGGCCGCAGAGAACGCCAGTTTGCGCGAAGCGATCACTGTCACGGAGGTCTGCGACTGGTATCTGGCAGAGGCTGAGGCAGGTCGCATCCTGGGGCGCCGTCATCGCCCCATCAAAACGTCCACATTGGCGATGGATCGGAGCCGTATTGAAACCCACATCAAGCCGCTTCTCGGTCGCCGGCAAGTGCGGGCGCTCAAGCTCGGAGATGTTGAGGCCATGCAGTCCGACATCGCGAGTGGAAGGACTGCAAAGCCGCGCGGCGTTGGCCGTGGAGGAGCCACCACCGGCGGCGCCGGTGTTGCGGCGCGAACCGTCTCGACGCTCCAGAGCCTCTTTGCGCATGCAGTGCGGCTCGACGTTATTACCTCCAACCCGGCTGTGGGCGTGCGCAAGCGCGCCGGGAAGAAGAAGGAACGCCGGCTGAGCGTCGCCGAGATCAAAAGGCTCGGCGATGCGATGCGTGTCGCCGAAAGGAATGACGAGCACCCGGTCGCGCTGGCCGGAGTGCGACTGATGCTGCTGACGGGATTTCGGATATCGGAAGTTCAAGGAATGAGGCGCGACTGGCTGCACGCCGATCAGGGTTATGTCCATTTCCCTGATACCAAGAGCGATGGTCAGGTGCGCGCGATCGGACTGAGCGCCGCTGATCTCGCAGCCAGCCAGCCAGCACGCAAGAACTGCCCTTACGTTTTTCCATCAGATGTCGGCGATGGTCACTTCACGGCCACGAAAAGCTGTCTTGCTCGGTTGTGCGCCCGCGCCGACATCGCAGGCGTCACTCCGCACACGCTGCGGCACACCTTTGGCAGCGTGGCCGGCGACTTAGGATTTTCCGAGTTGACTATTGCTGCGCTTCTCGGCCACGCCGCCAGGGGCGTCACTCAAGGGTACGTTCATATCGACGAGGCCCTCAAACTCGCCGCGACGCGGACGTGCGAGGAAATCGCCTCTCTGCTAAGTGCAAGCGACGGCGGAGACCTGCCGTAA
- a CDS encoding poly-gamma-glutamate hydrolase family protein, giving the protein MKKEFPNFAALKGAKKENKDYRVVVRSGSNTGGALVMTPHGGGIERHVSMVTAAVADGDLDMYCFEGTMRDGNAELHITSENFDEDRAIELLKTKSTVVAIHGRADEGDADTIYLGGKDADLVAAIDEGLRAAGLKTKGSGHRFPGMKDSNIVNRGSTGKGAQLELPLSLRNRLAKEPELLETFSSAVRGAISALDSARREGATS; this is encoded by the coding sequence ATGAAAAAGGAGTTTCCGAACTTCGCCGCGCTAAAGGGCGCAAAGAAAGAAAACAAGGACTATCGTGTCGTGGTCCGGTCGGGATCGAATACTGGCGGCGCCCTCGTGATGACACCGCATGGCGGCGGGATCGAGCGTCACGTTTCGATGGTCACCGCGGCTGTCGCGGACGGCGACCTCGATATGTATTGCTTCGAAGGGACGATGCGTGACGGCAATGCAGAACTGCACATCACGTCAGAGAATTTTGACGAGGATCGCGCGATCGAGCTGCTGAAAACAAAAAGCACCGTCGTCGCAATCCATGGCCGTGCCGACGAGGGTGACGCGGATACGATCTATCTGGGCGGCAAGGATGCCGATCTGGTAGCGGCCATCGATGAGGGCCTGCGAGCTGCGGGATTGAAGACAAAAGGCAGCGGACATCGGTTCCCCGGCATGAAAGATTCGAACATCGTCAATCGTGGATCGACGGGCAAAGGGGCACAACTGGAATTGCCCCTATCTTTGCGCAATCGGCTCGCCAAGGAGCCGGAGCTCTTGGAGACGTTTAGCAGTGCCGTTCGGGGCGCCATTAGCGCGCTCGACTCGGCGCGACGCGAAGGGGCTACCTCCTAA